TCCGCCACGGCCGAGGACCAGCGGGTGCCCGCGTTGTTATCGAATGCATAGGTGGGCCCCAGGCCCGGGTCATTGTTCTGGATGCTCGAAGCCGTCGCGGGCCTGCCACGGGCGAGATCCGTCGTGCTGGTGCCGGCGCTGCCGTAGATCTCGAACTCCCACAGCGAGTACCCGTACGCCGTGTTCCGCAGCACTCCGAGCATGCGGACATAGCGGCCGCTGCCCGCCACGGTCAGGTCATCAATCTCACCGTCGCCATTGGTCACCGAGATGAGATCCGACCACGTGGCCGCGTCGTTGGACGTCTGGATCTTGTAGCTCCGGCCGTAGGCGGTCTCCCAACTCAGCTTCACGCGGGTGATCGTCGTGGCCGTGCCCAGGTCGACGTAGATCCACTGGTTGTCGGTGAAGCCGCTGCTCCACCGCGTCCCCGGATCGCCATCCACGGCGGAGGTGCCGATGAACACGCCATCCGAGGAGGACACGGTGACAGGTCTGCCGAGGGCGAGGTTGGTCTGAGCCTGTGCGGCCGCGGGGGTGAGTGCCATCAGGCCCAGGAAGCAGGCACACGCCCACCGGATCCAGGCGCTCGTCGAGCGCTGGAGGAGTACGGGTATAGGGTTCATAGCGATTGGGGAGAGGCGAGAGGGTGAAGAAACAGCCAACAGCTTCACAGCAACGACATTGACGACAGCGGAGGGGGCCGCTCTGCGGGCACACCCCTCCCCATCACGTCGCCATGGGGAGGGGTTGCGCGAACCGGACGGCCTACTTCAGATCCAGGTAGTCCACCGAGTAGATCCACCCGTTGGGGTGCGTGAGCCCCGCGAGGCAGAGGGTGCCGGTGCCACTCGCGGAGATCGCGGTGGAGATGTTGGTGAGGTTGGGGCTGCTCCAGCCACCCGTCGCCGTGCTCAGCGTGAGCGTGCCAATCACGGTGCCGTTGAACTTCAGCTGCGCCTGGCCGCTGGGGTACGGAGCGCCCACGTGGGCCGTAGCAGTGGTGAAGCCCGTCATCGTGACGTTGCTCCAGCAGAGGGTGTCCCCGCCCTCGAAGGCGACGACCTTGCTGCCGCTGTCACCGCCCGCCTCGGCGAAGCAGCCCGTCAGCGTGGCGCTCTCCGCCTCCTTGCGCACGGGGGTGGGGGCCGTCCCCACGCACTGGCCCGAGCTGTTGCAGGTGCTGCTCCCGGAGCAGGTGCCGCAGCTACCGCCGCACCCATCGCTGCCACACGTCTTGCCCGAGCAGGACGGCGTGCAAGTGCTCGTCGAGGCGGTGCACTGGCCCCAGGTGGAGCACGTCGTGCCCGAGCGGCATGCGCCGCACGTCCCGCCGCACCCGTCGTTGCCGCACAGCTTGCCCGTGCAGTCCGGCTGGCAGACGTTGGCCGTGGCGCCCAGGTACATGTTGTCCACGTACACCTGGGTGTTGTTGTAGGCGGTGCCGCCCGCGTCGATCTCGAACTTGTAGGTGCCCGCGGCCGTAGGGGTGAAGTTGGGGCCGGTGCACGTAGTCCAGCCGGTGCCCACGTTGCAGTTGAAGGTCGACAGCACGCCCCAGGGCGATGCCGACTGGGCAACCTTGAGGGTGATGGTGCGGGCCACGCTGGACTTCAGGTCCACCTTCCACGCGTAGGTGGTGCCAGCGGAGAGCGGGAAGCCCTCCTGGCGGATCTGCACGCTGTAGGGCTGCGAGCCGCCGTTGTCGACGCGCACCCACTGCACGAAGCCGCGCGTGCCGCCCTCGTTGATGACGTCCGTGAGGCCGCCGCCGCCCTCGAAGAAGAGATCCGTGCGGTGGTAGGTGAAGTCCTCGTTGAAGCCGCAGTTGCGGATGATGTTGTCCGGGTTGCCATCGCCGTTGTTGTCCTGGCACGCGGCGCGCGCGGCCTGCGGATAGCCCGAGTTGCGGTGGTACCAGCGGATGTAGTCCACCTCGAGCTTGGCCTTGTCACCGTGGGCGGCCCAGTCGATGTTCACGCACGAGCCCGGCGTCTCCTGGCACTTGCCGCCCGAGCACGCCGCGCCATTGGCGCACTGCGCGCTGCTGGTGCACGACCGGCCGGACCAGCCCAGGCAGCCCAGCTCACCGCCCACCGCGTTGTTCAGCAGCAGGTACACCGGCTGGCGGAACTCGGTCGCGTTGTCGCCGATGGTGAAGGTGCCCACGGGCGTCCCGCCGTTCTGCGGCAGGTTGTCGATGTAGATCTTGAAGCCGTTCTCATCCCAGAGGAAGCCCCAGGTGTGCCACTGGTGGTAGTCGATCGTCCGGCCCGGCCACTGCACGCGCGCACCGCCCACGTCACCGTCGCACTTGGCGTCTCCGTGGTTGGGCCAGTCGCTGCAAGCGTTCGCCTGCCAGCCGCCGGAAGCCGCCGCCATCTCACCGGCCTCGGGATACTCGCGCCACAGCGCGTTGAAGCCCATGGCCTCGTTCGTGGGGAACAGCGCCGGGTTCTCGCGGATCTGCGAGTACTCCATGATGTCGATCTCGCCCGACATCGGCCAGCCAGAGCTGTCATCCCGGCCACCGTTGGTGATGGCGGTGTTGGCCCCGAGCAGCCAGATGGCCGGCCACATGCCGTTGGGAGGGATGGCGCCCGCGGGCAGGTCCGCGAAGGGCATGCGCGCGCGGAACTCGATGTAGCCGTAGCGGAACTCGACCTTCTCGTCGCTCTTGATGCGGCCCGAGCTGTACGTCGTGCCGTTGCCCGGCGGGTTGGACGCGCCATTGGACGGCGCGCACTCCTCGTGGTCGTACTTGCCGTTGCGGTTCTGATCGTAGACGCAGTAGCCCGTGGCCGCGCAGGTGCCGTTGGTGCCGCACTGGCTGCTGGTGGTGCACTGCTGCCACACCACGCAGTCCAGCCGCTCCTGGCGAGCCAGCAGCGTCAGCTTGCCGTTCTCGACACAGTAGTTCCAGTTGGTGGGGTTGTCCGGACATTCCCGGTTCGTATAGGCCTGCTGCTCATAGTTGACGCCCAGGTTCTCCTTGGTCCAGTTGGCCGTGTTGAGGAAGGACTTGGCCTGGCCCCCGTTCAGCGCGCCTCCGAAGTCGTCATCCCACGTCAGAGTGAACGGCTGACCGGAGATGGTGAGCGTCCTCGAGGCCCCGGGCTCCAGTGGCTCCACGCTCTGAGCAGGCTCGGAGGTCTCGGGGACATCCTCCACGACGCAGCCCACCGCGCCCAGAGCGAAGACCCAGACACTGCAACTCAATAGGGACTGCTTCCAGGACGGCGTTCCGCGTCTGCTCATGTTCTACCCCCAAGCTCGAATTACATTTTCGCTCTAAACTCGTGAAAGCGCTTTCATGGTTTTTACTCTGATTCCTGGTTATGGCAAGCAGAAAGTGCTTGACGCGGCGCACCGTTGGCGGGGGGTGCCCGTCAGATGGCAGACAGAGGGTGCAGAAAGGCCTGTTGGGACAGTGGCTTAGCCCCAGGCGCCCCCCACTCCGCCCTGTCAGGCGGGGAAGGTGAATGCGCTCTCACCCAGCGTGACGGTGGCTTACTTCCCCAGGGTGGCGGCGACCTCACGGGACATCCGGCGCCAGGCCGCGTAGGAGCGGCGGAGGTGCTCCTCTGGGGGATCCTCGAGCCCGTAGGTGTGCAAGAGGAGGGGCCCGGTGTAGCCGGAGCGGATCAGCGGGAGCAGGTAGGTGTTCCGCACGTCGAGATTGCCCCGATCGAGCGGCTGGATCGCCTCCGCCCAGCCGGGAGCGTCCACGTTCTTCGACGCGCCGTTGATGCTTGCGAGCGCCAGCTGGGGCGCGGCGGCGGCGATCACCTGCGCCAGCCGGTCGCGATTGCCGGCCTTGAGCTCGTGACAGAGGTGGAGGGACGCCTTGAGCTCTGGACGGCCCACGGCTTCGATGAGCGCCAGGGCCTCTTCGACGGTCTCGATGGCGTTCTCGTCATGCGGGTACACCACGACGCGAACCCCTCGGGCCGTGGCCATCGTGACGACTTCCCGGACGGCCTCGACCATGGCGTCATTGGGCCCATGGGGTCCGCTCAGGATGAGCCACAGGTCGGCCTCCTGCGAAGCGAGGGAGAGCAGGATCGCATCCAGCTGCTCCCGGCTCCACGGCTGTGCAAACGCGAAGTCGTACAGCACCGCGAACACTCGGAAGCTGCCATCGCGCACCGCTTGCACCGCAGCGAGCTCCTCAAAGTCTTCGGCTCCTGGCCAGTAGAGAGCCGTGCCCTGGTAACCCTGCTCCTGGAGGAGCCTCACTTGCTCTACCGGGGGCCGCGACTCCAACGTGAAGTTGAAGGCGCCAAAGGGGTTTTCGAGTGAGGACTCCGGCGCACCGGAGCATCCCAGCAAGACCGTGAGGAGTGTGGCGACAGCCGTGGTCTTCCCCACCGTCACCGAACCTCCATCGTGTCCGGAAGCGCCGCTCCGCCCCGAGAGTCCTGTTTGACCGGACGCTGCTCCGTGGCACCTCCCGAAGTGGAGGGCGCGAGGATCCACCACGCCGCCACTCCGAGGACGGCCAACAGGAGCACCCCTCCTGCCGCGGCTATCATCCCGCGATGCTGGCGCCAGCGGCTCCGAGGCGGCGGCGCCTCCAGGGCCACGGTGTTGTTGCGCTGTGCCTCCAGGGCCGGGGACATGCGGACGGCAGGCATCTCCGGCAGCGAAGTGGGGCCCAGCTCCGCCATCACGGGCGCAGCCACCGTGCCGGCCAGAGACAGCGTCTCGGTGACCGTCTTCCCCTGCGTCCCCTCCATGGAGCGGTTCAGCGTCAGCGGCCGGACAGGCTCGGTGGCCACGCTGTTGGAGGTGGAGCTCATCGCCACCAGCGTGCGCGAGGCGCGCTCCAGCGTCCCGACCACCGAGGAGCATACCCCGGTCACCAGCGCGCCCAGCACCTCGGGGCGCTCCTCGGCGGAGGGCGGGGGCAGCGCCTCGCGGAAGGCGCGCATGGAAGGGAAGCGCTCCTTACGCTCCTTCGCCGTGGCTCGGGAGATGGCATCCACCAGGGCGCGCGGCAGGTCCGGCCGCAGCGTGTCCAGGAACGGCAGCGGATCGTGCTGCAGCGCCTTGAGTGTCTCTGGAGGGTTGGCACGCGCGAACGCCGAGCGGCCCGTGGCCAGATAGAACAGGGTGAGCCCCGCCGCGAACTGATCCACCCGCCAGTCCAGCCGCTGGAAGCGCAGCTGCTCCGGCGACAGGTAGTCCATCTTCCCGCGCACCACGCCCGGCCGCGTCTGCACCGCCGTCGCCTGCACCTTGGCGATGCCGAAGTCGGAGAGCTTCACCTCGCCATTCACGGACACCAGGATGTTGTGCGGCGTCACGTCCCGGTGGATGAGCCCCAGCGGCTTGCCGCGCGGACCGGTGAGGGTATGCGCATAGTGCAGCGCGTCCAGCAGCCCCCGGGCGATGTGGAGGATGAGCGGCGCGCTCAGCGTGCGCTTCTGCTGGGCCAGCAACTGCACCAGCCTCACCAGCGACACGCCATGCACCAGCTCCATGGCGAGGAAGTAGCGCCCCTTCTCCTGACCCAGGTCGAGGATCTGGACGATGTTGGGGTGGTTCATCCGCGCGCACAGGCGCGCCTCGTCCAGGAACATCTTCACCACCGACGGCTCCTCGACGAGGTGCGGCAGCAGCAGCTTGAGGGCCAGCGGCTTCTCCAGGCCGTCCGGGCCGCGCTGCACCGCGACAAACACCTCCCCCATCCCCCCGGTGGCGAGCTTCTCGCCCAGGAGGTACCGCCCCAGAGAAGTGCCCGTCTCGTTCTTCATCGCGGGTGTCGACTGTATATCGCGCGTTCTGCCCCCCTACACCTGTCCTGGGTCGGGGACACCTTCCTGTTTCCGGGGGGTTACGGCGCTCCCGCGGGCCCGCTCCGTGTTTTCATCGCCCCAGGGGCGCCGAAATCGGGTAGAGCCCGGCCCCGCAATGCTCGTCTCGCTCGTCATCCCCGTCTACAACGAGGTCTCCACCCTGGCGGAGCTGCTGCGCCGCTGCATCGCGGTAGACTTCCCCAAGGAGCTGGTCATCGTGGACGACTGCTCCCGCGATGGGAGCCGCGAGTTCCTCGAGCAGCTGGCCAGCCAGGGCCTGGAGGTGCTCAACGGCACCCCGAAGAACCGCAACGAAGTGCGCGTGCTCTTCCAGGAGAAGAACCAGGGCAAGGGCGCGGCGCTGCGGCGCGGCTTCTCCGAAGCCACCGGGGACATCATCCTCGTGCAGGACGCGGACCTGGAGTACGACCCGCGCGACATCCCCCGCGTCATCCAGCCCATCCTCGATGGCGAGGCGGACGTCGTCTACGGCAGCCGCTTCACCGGCACGCCCCGCCGGGTGCTCTACTTCTGGCACACGGTGATGAACAACGTGCTCACCACGCTCTCCAATATGACGAGCGGGCTGAACCTCACGGACATGGAGACCTGCTACAAGGCCTTCCGCGCCGAAGTGCTGCGCTCCGTCACCGTGGACGAGGACCGGTTCGGCTTCGAGCCGGAGATCACCTCCAAGGTGGCCCGGGGCAACTGGCGCGTCTACGAGGTGCCCATCAGCTACCACGGGCGCACCTATGAAGAGGGGAAGAAGATCGGCTGGAAGGATGGCGTCCGGGCCCTCTACGTCATCGCCAAGTACACACTGAAGCGCTAACCGCCCGACTTCGGGGCAGGCGCCTGTTCCCCGGCGGACAGGCAGCGCCCTTGGACCTGGGGACAGGACTGCCTGCCGGGCGGGTGATTCTTAGCTTCTGAGCGTGCTACCGAGATTCCTTCTCTACGGCTGTGCGGGCTGGGTGCTCGAGGTGTGCTTCACGGGGACGAGCGCGGCGATCTTCCAGAAGGACTCGCACGGTACGGCAAAGACGTACCTGTGGATGCACCCCATCTATGGGGCCACGGCCCTGGGGCTCGAGTTCCTGCATGACCGGCTGCGCTTCCTGCCCCGGCCCCTGCGGGCGCTTGCCTACACGGCTGTCATCTTCGGGGCCGAGTACGCCACCGGCTGGATGCTGCGCCGGGCGCTTGGCCGCTGTCCTTGGGACTACACAAAGTACGGGTGGAACGTGAAGGGGCTCGTCCGCTTGGACTACTTCCCGTTCTGGTACGGGGCGGCCCTGGCCTTCGAGCCTGCGCGTGAGGCGTTCCTGCGGGTCACCAGCGAGGCCCTGCGGCAAACGCCCGAGTTCCGGCACGCCGTGGAGGACGGTGACGTCCTCCCTCCCGCCCACGAGCGGCGGGTGGAGGTGGAGGCGGGCGCCGTGGGAACCACCTTCCAGGGGGCCCTGGCAGCCGACAAGGCCGAGGAGCCCGAGGAGCTCACCCTGGGGGCGGAGGCCCTGCCATCGCCGGTAGGCTGAAAAGCTCTGCCCTGGCTGACTGCTCGCCAGTCCACGCCTTTTCAGAAGACGTGGCTTTTCTTCCCGCACCGCTCAACGCGTAGTAGTACCTTCGCTGGTAGCGGCATTTGATTCACATTGGGGAAATTCAGCAGGACTCCCGAAAGTTTCCGCCCCCGTATGTTCGACTGGCTCCACACCCTCTTCTCGCGTGACCTGGCAATCGACCTCGGCACGGCGAATACGCTCATCTACATCCGCGGCCAGGGCATCGTGTCCAACGAGCCCTCCGTGGTGGCCGTGCAGCAGGATGCGCGAGGCGGCAAGAAGGTCCTTGCCGTGGGCAAGGAGGCCAAAGAGATGCTCGGCCGCACGCCGGGCAACATCGTGGCCATCCGTCCCATGAAGGACGGTGTCATCGCGGACTTCGAAATCACCGCGGCGATGCTGCGCTACTTCATCCAGAGCGCGCACAACCGGCGCACGCTGGTCAACCCGCGCATCATCATCGGCATCCCCTCCGGCATCACCGAGGTGGAGCGCCGGGCCGTGCGCGAGGCCGCCGCCAACGCTGGCGCCCGTGAGGTCTACCTCATCGAGCAGCCCATGGCGGCCGCGATTGGCGCGGGCCTCCCGGTGACGGAGCCCAGCGGCAACATGATCGTCGACATCGGCGGCGGCACCTCGGACGTGGCCGTCATCAGCCTGGCCGGCATCGTGTTCGCCAAGAGCGTGCGCATCGGCGGCGACAAGCTGGACGAGGCGATCATCCAGTACGTGAAGCGCAAGTACAACCTGCTCATCGGTGAGCGGACGGCCGAGGCCATCAAGATGGGCATCGGCACCGCGTACCCGACGGACGAGGTCATGACCATGGAGATCAAGGGTCGCGATCTGGTGGCGGGTGTGCCGCGCACGCTGACGGTGAGCAGCGACGAAGTGCGCGACGCGCTGGCCGA
This window of the Hyalangium minutum genome carries:
- a CDS encoding carbohydrate binding domain-containing protein, whose amino-acid sequence is MSRRGTPSWKQSLLSCSVWVFALGAVGCVVEDVPETSEPAQSVEPLEPGASRTLTISGQPFTLTWDDDFGGALNGGQAKSFLNTANWTKENLGVNYEQQAYTNRECPDNPTNWNYCVENGKLTLLARQERLDCVVWQQCTTSSQCGTNGTCAATGYCVYDQNRNGKYDHEECAPSNGASNPPGNGTTYSSGRIKSDEKVEFRYGYIEFRARMPFADLPAGAIPPNGMWPAIWLLGANTAITNGGRDDSSGWPMSGEIDIMEYSQIRENPALFPTNEAMGFNALWREYPEAGEMAAASGGWQANACSDWPNHGDAKCDGDVGGARVQWPGRTIDYHQWHTWGFLWDENGFKIYIDNLPQNGGTPVGTFTIGDNATEFRQPVYLLLNNAVGGELGCLGWSGRSCTSSAQCANGAACSGGKCQETPGSCVNIDWAAHGDKAKLEVDYIRWYHRNSGYPQAARAACQDNNGDGNPDNIIRNCGFNEDFTYHRTDLFFEGGGGLTDVINEGGTRGFVQWVRVDNGGSQPYSVQIRQEGFPLSAGTTYAWKVDLKSSVARTITLKVAQSASPWGVLSTFNCNVGTGWTTCTGPNFTPTAAGTYKFEIDAGGTAYNNTQVYVDNMYLGATANVCQPDCTGKLCGNDGCGGTCGACRSGTTCSTWGQCTASTSTCTPSCSGKTCGSDGCGGSCGTCSGSSTCNSSGQCVGTAPTPVRKEAESATLTGCFAEAGGDSGSKVVAFEGGDTLCWSNVTMTGFTTATAHVGAPYPSGQAQLKFNGTVIGTLTLSTATGGWSSPNLTNISTAISASGTGTLCLAGLTHPNGWIYSVDYLDLK
- a CDS encoding sugar phosphate isomerase/epimerase family protein gives rise to the protein MTVGKTTAVATLLTVLLGCSGAPESSLENPFGAFNFTLESRPPVEQVRLLQEQGYQGTALYWPGAEDFEELAAVQAVRDGSFRVFAVLYDFAFAQPWSREQLDAILLSLASQEADLWLILSGPHGPNDAMVEAVREVVTMATARGVRVVVYPHDENAIETVEEALALIEAVGRPELKASLHLCHELKAGNRDRLAQVIAAAAPQLALASINGASKNVDAPGWAEAIQPLDRGNLDVRNTYLLPLIRSGYTGPLLLHTYGLEDPPEEHLRRSYAAWRRMSREVAATLGK
- a CDS encoding serine/threonine-protein kinase, whose product is MKNETGTSLGRYLLGEKLATGGMGEVFVAVQRGPDGLEKPLALKLLLPHLVEEPSVVKMFLDEARLCARMNHPNIVQILDLGQEKGRYFLAMELVHGVSLVRLVQLLAQQKRTLSAPLILHIARGLLDALHYAHTLTGPRGKPLGLIHRDVTPHNILVSVNGEVKLSDFGIAKVQATAVQTRPGVVRGKMDYLSPEQLRFQRLDWRVDQFAAGLTLFYLATGRSAFARANPPETLKALQHDPLPFLDTLRPDLPRALVDAISRATAKERKERFPSMRAFREALPPPSAEERPEVLGALVTGVCSSVVGTLERASRTLVAMSSTSNSVATEPVRPLTLNRSMEGTQGKTVTETLSLAGTVAAPVMAELGPTSLPEMPAVRMSPALEAQRNNTVALEAPPPRSRWRQHRGMIAAAGGVLLLAVLGVAAWWILAPSTSGGATEQRPVKQDSRGGAALPDTMEVR
- a CDS encoding glycosyltransferase family 2 protein, which gives rise to MLVSLVIPVYNEVSTLAELLRRCIAVDFPKELVIVDDCSRDGSREFLEQLASQGLEVLNGTPKNRNEVRVLFQEKNQGKGAALRRGFSEATGDIILVQDADLEYDPRDIPRVIQPILDGEADVVYGSRFTGTPRRVLYFWHTVMNNVLTTLSNMTSGLNLTDMETCYKAFRAEVLRSVTVDEDRFGFEPEITSKVARGNWRVYEVPISYHGRTYEEGKKIGWKDGVRALYVIAKYTLKR
- a CDS encoding putative ABC transporter permease, translating into MLPRFLLYGCAGWVLEVCFTGTSAAIFQKDSHGTAKTYLWMHPIYGATALGLEFLHDRLRFLPRPLRALAYTAVIFGAEYATGWMLRRALGRCPWDYTKYGWNVKGLVRLDYFPFWYGAALAFEPAREAFLRVTSEALRQTPEFRHAVEDGDVLPPAHERRVEVEAGAVGTTFQGALAADKAEEPEELTLGAEALPSPVG
- a CDS encoding rod shape-determining protein; amino-acid sequence: MFDWLHTLFSRDLAIDLGTANTLIYIRGQGIVSNEPSVVAVQQDARGGKKVLAVGKEAKEMLGRTPGNIVAIRPMKDGVIADFEITAAMLRYFIQSAHNRRTLVNPRIIIGIPSGITEVERRAVREAAANAGAREVYLIEQPMAAAIGAGLPVTEPSGNMIVDIGGGTSDVAVISLAGIVFAKSVRIGGDKLDEAIIQYVKRKYNLLIGERTAEAIKMGIGTAYPTDEVMTMEIKGRDLVAGVPRTLTVSSDEVRDALAEPVNGIVEAVKLTLERTPPELAGDIADRGIVLAGGGALLKNLDTLLREETGLPVFLAEDPLSAVVIGAGKALESLDILRQVTQPG